The region TATTAACGGAAAAAATAGATTTTCCTACCCCACCTTTACCGCTTACCACCGATATTATTTTGGTATCATTACTAGCAAATTCTTCCCTCAATCTACTCGCCTGATCATTAAATAAGTAGCTCATTCAAATACCTCCCGCATAGCTTTACTTACAAACCATTCCTTATCTGGAAACTTTAAATCTTCAGGAACCCTTTGACCATCAGTTATTCCAATCAAAGGTAAATTAGAATACTCTAAAAATGAGAACAATTGGCCATAAGAAGTTACTTCATCGATCTTTGTAAATATTAAACAATTCGGTTGAATAATAGAAAAGCTATCATAGATATTTATCATCTCTTGCGGGTTAGAGTTGGCAGAAACTAACATAATTTTGTAGTCAGGTCGTATAGAATCAATAAATACCTTTAATTCTCCCATTTGTAGATTGTTTTTATGGCTTCTACCAGCGGTGTCTATT is a window of Defluviitoga tunisiensis DNA encoding:
- a CDS encoding flagellar biosynthesis protein FlhF; this translates as MAAKLIKEQSRIAFVTIDTYRIAATDQLKIYADILDVPLSICYTPQELKITIESLLNYDTILIDTAGRSHKNNLQMGELKVFIDSIRPDYKIMLVSANSNPQEMINIYDSFSIIQPNCLIFTKIDEVTSYGQLFSFLEYSNLPLIGITDGQRVPEDLKFPDKEWFVSKAMREVFE